The Lentisphaerota bacterium genome contains a region encoding:
- a CDS encoding V-type ATP synthase subunit K (produces ATP from ADP in the presence of a proton gradient across the membrane; the K subunit is a nonenzymatic component which binds the dimeric form by interacting with the G and E subunits), with the protein MTADTALGISGAVAALAFSGVGSALGTGIAASAAVGAWKKCYAQKKQAPFLLLALVGAPITQTLYGMILMFIMIGKAKAGAPGLGLLLLGIFAGLAIGTSAWFQGRAGAAAADAQAETGQGFTNYLAALGIIETVAIFVMVFGLIAVTGIS; encoded by the coding sequence ATGACAGCAGACACCGCACTTGGTATTTCCGGAGCCGTCGCCGCACTCGCTTTCAGCGGCGTGGGCTCGGCACTCGGCACCGGCATCGCCGCCTCAGCCGCCGTCGGCGCGTGGAAAAAGTGCTACGCGCAGAAGAAGCAGGCACCCTTTCTCCTCCTCGCCCTGGTCGGCGCGCCCATCACCCAGACCCTCTACGGCATGATCCTCATGTTCATCATGATCGGCAAGGCGAAAGCGGGCGCGCCCGGCCTCGGGCTCCTCCTCCTCGGCATCTTCGCCGGCCTCGCCATCGGCACCTCGGCCTGGTTCCAAGGCCGCGCGGGCGCCGCCGCCGCTGACGCCCAGGCTGAGACCGGGCAGGGCTTCACCAACTACCTCGCCGCCCTCGGCATCATCGAGACCGTCGCCATCTTCGTGATGGTCTTCGGCCTCATCGCCGTCACCGGGATCTCCTAA
- a CDS encoding V-type ATP synthase subunit D, protein MATIKHTKTELKAQKDALRRFQRFLPMLQLKKQQLQMEIAAITLRRDSVSDRETQARAAVDAWSRLFADSSATPDLGELAVLQSVTTAPGNIAGVPIPIYSGVIITRKPLDLFDSPPWLDDAQDAVEQILALRAEATVLECQRQRIATELLTTSQRVNLFEKVKIPECQDNIRVIRIFLGDEQTASVSRGKIAKRRSTNPNTAQSHEEDAA, encoded by the coding sequence ATGGCAACGATCAAACATACCAAGACCGAGTTGAAGGCGCAAAAGGACGCGCTCAGGCGCTTTCAGCGGTTTTTGCCCATGCTGCAGCTCAAGAAGCAGCAGCTTCAGATGGAGATTGCCGCGATCACCCTTCGGCGCGACTCGGTGAGTGATCGCGAAACGCAGGCCCGCGCCGCCGTCGATGCGTGGTCGCGCCTTTTTGCGGACTCCTCAGCAACCCCCGATCTGGGCGAACTCGCCGTCTTACAAAGCGTCACGACCGCACCGGGCAACATCGCCGGCGTCCCGATTCCGATCTATTCAGGGGTGATTATCACCCGTAAGCCGCTCGACCTTTTCGACTCCCCGCCCTGGCTTGACGACGCCCAAGACGCCGTCGAGCAGATTCTGGCCCTCCGCGCCGAGGCGACCGTCCTCGAATGCCAGCGCCAACGGATCGCCACCGAACTGCTCACCACCTCGCAGCGTGTCAACCTCTTTGAAAAGGTCAAAATCCCCGAGTGCCAGGACAACATCCGCGTGATCCGGATATTCCTTGGCGATGAGCAGACCGCCTCCGTCTCCCGCGGCAAGATCGCCAAGCGCCGTTCGACCAATCCCAACACCGCGCAATCGCATGAGGAGGACGCCGCGTGA
- a CDS encoding V-type ATP synthase subunit B, protein MNTVYHQIDQISGSVITLRASGVRYRELAEVTSRTGTSLAQVIKLDGDTVSLQVFSGARGVATDAQVRFLSTTMRVPFSDALLGRAFTGSAKPRDKGPELTDNLIDIGTPSVNPAKRIIPRNMVRTGIPMIDVFNTLVESQKLPIFARAGEPYNPLLARIALQAEVDVIILGGMGLKYDDYLFFRDTLDESGALSRTVMFVHTAADPVVECLLVPDVSLAVAEQFALQGKKVLVLLTDMTAFADALKEIAITMEQIPANRGYPGDLYSQLAARYEKAVDFEGAGSITILAATTMPGDDVTHPVPDNTGYITEGQFYLRQGRIEPFGSLSRLKQLVNKNTRADHRTIMETMIKLYASYRETLEKQAMGFRMTDWDGKLLKYGARFEAEMMDLNNDTPLEQALDRGWTILANCFDADEVGIPSKMTAQFWPK, encoded by the coding sequence ATGAACACGGTTTACCACCAGATTGACCAGATTTCGGGATCGGTGATCACCTTGCGCGCCTCGGGCGTCAGGTATCGCGAACTCGCCGAGGTGACCTCCCGGACAGGCACCTCCCTCGCCCAGGTGATCAAGCTCGACGGCGACACCGTCTCGCTTCAGGTCTTCTCCGGCGCCCGCGGCGTCGCGACCGACGCGCAGGTCCGCTTCCTCTCCACCACGATGCGCGTCCCTTTTTCCGACGCGCTCCTCGGCCGCGCCTTCACCGGTTCGGCCAAGCCCCGCGACAAGGGGCCTGAACTGACGGATAACCTCATCGACATCGGCACGCCATCGGTCAACCCCGCCAAGCGGATCATTCCGCGCAACATGGTCCGTACCGGCATCCCCATGATCGATGTTTTCAACACCCTGGTCGAATCGCAGAAGTTGCCGATCTTCGCCCGAGCGGGCGAGCCTTACAATCCCCTGCTCGCCCGTATCGCCCTTCAGGCCGAGGTCGACGTGATCATCCTCGGCGGAATGGGCTTGAAATATGACGACTACCTGTTCTTCCGGGACACGCTCGACGAGTCGGGAGCCCTTTCGCGCACCGTCATGTTTGTGCATACCGCAGCCGACCCCGTCGTCGAATGCCTGCTGGTTCCCGATGTCTCCCTCGCCGTGGCCGAGCAGTTCGCACTGCAGGGAAAGAAGGTCCTCGTCCTCCTGACCGATATGACCGCCTTTGCCGACGCCTTGAAGGAAATCGCCATCACCATGGAGCAGATCCCCGCCAATCGCGGCTATCCAGGCGACCTCTACTCACAGCTCGCCGCCCGCTACGAGAAGGCCGTCGACTTCGAGGGCGCCGGATCCATCACCATTCTCGCCGCCACCACCATGCCCGGCGATGACGTCACCCATCCCGTCCCCGACAACACCGGGTACATCACCGAGGGGCAGTTTTATCTGCGCCAGGGCCGCATCGAGCCTTTCGGCTCGCTCTCGCGCCTGAAACAACTGGTCAACAAGAATACCCGCGCCGATCACCGCACCATCATGGAAACGATGATCAAACTCTACGCCTCCTACCGCGAAACCCTCGAAAAACAGGCGATGGGCTTCCGCATGACCGACTGGGATGGCAAGCTCCTGAAGTACGGCGCGCGCTTCGAAGCGGAGATGATGGATCTGAACAACGACACGCCCCTCGAACAAGCCCTCGACCGTGGTTGGACCATCCTCGCCAATTGCTTTGACGCGGATGAAGTCGGCATTCCTTCGAAAATGACCGCTCAGTTCTGGCCGAAGTGA